The proteins below come from a single Candidatus Kirkpatrickella diaphorinae genomic window:
- a CDS encoding ABC transporter permease — MREWIKHMPISVLLALTVLSVIIMGAVLAAPYARLNGMTPFESHIVDTTYRDGHRVSVMQRNNNSLHLGYTPIGPSWHAGPYALGADAQGRDVASRLLYGGRNSLMIASAAALLGLTLATFLSLWAGYAGGWVERIVSWIMTMLWAVPVYLFASCLSMTMLRDGLRLGPVTLTADNRLIPVCVIAAVYLPYAARLLTTRVRQLAQRDYVKIAASFGASPFRVVMREILPGLLLSLITFFPLLMALCLLAESALSFLSLGVQAPDVSWGSMIRDGEGLIYTRPVVAILPGMMIMLTVLSLYVVSESCTRVLRRRDTI; from the coding sequence GTGCGAGAATGGATCAAGCATATGCCGATCTCCGTGCTTCTTGCTCTCACCGTGCTCAGTGTCATCATTATGGGTGCGGTCCTCGCAGCGCCCTATGCGCGCCTCAATGGCATGACACCGTTTGAAAGTCACATCGTCGACACAACCTACCGGGATGGGCACCGGGTGAGTGTCATGCAACGAAACAACAACTCCCTCCATCTCGGTTATACGCCGATCGGGCCAAGCTGGCATGCCGGTCCTTACGCGCTGGGTGCCGATGCGCAGGGGCGGGATGTTGCGTCACGCCTCCTTTATGGTGGTCGCAACAGCCTCATGATTGCCAGCGCGGCAGCGCTTCTCGGGCTGACACTTGCGACATTTCTGTCCCTGTGGGCCGGTTATGCCGGGGGGTGGGTGGAGCGGATCGTATCGTGGATCATGACCATGTTATGGGCAGTGCCGGTCTATCTTTTTGCGAGCTGCCTCTCCATGACAATGTTGCGGGACGGGCTCCGGCTCGGCCCGGTAACATTGACAGCGGATAATCGCCTCATACCTGTCTGCGTCATCGCGGCGGTTTACCTCCCTTACGCAGCGCGCCTTTTGACAACGCGCGTCCGGCAATTGGCGCAACGCGATTACGTCAAAATCGCCGCGTCTTTCGGGGCGTCGCCTTTCAGGGTGGTGATGCGGGAAATCCTACCGGGTCTGCTCCTGTCCCTCATAACGTTTTTTCCACTTCTGATGGCGCTCTGCCTGCTGGCGGAGTCCGCTCTTTCTTTTCTGTCACTTGGGGTGCAGGCGCCGGATGTGTCCTGGGGGTCCATGATACGTGACGGGGAGGGACTGATTTATACCCGCCCTGTTGTTGCGATCCTGCCCGGCATGATGATCATGCTGACCGTTCTCAGCCTTTATGTCGTTTCTGAAAGCTGTACCCGCGTCTTGCGTCGGCGCGACACGATATGA
- a CDS encoding ABC transporter permease — MSFVLRRFAHGIAVLAGISVVMFTVFFATPGTDPAARLAGKGASPTLLAEVRHQYGFDRPLPQQYARMMYGIFIQRRLTSYVHHGQNVVAQVMAAAPVTFSLVGLAAVMTALGCLTLGMGAALLGHRAGAGLIAFLCLLMVATPVFWLGEIVNMVTQGAGHDHWLFRWVPGLGYTPLTQNPVKWLACLILPAGTLSLAFTGLYARMLRTELLTAMRSAPIRTAWAKGAGPFRVWTAHALRLSLSGVIALFGMDFAQLAGGGALLVEVVFALPGIGHLAFEALNSFDLPLLMAVVMYAALSIVVTQALIDILLAKLDPRLRSAP, encoded by the coding sequence ATGAGCTTTGTCCTCCGACGTTTCGCCCATGGTATCGCGGTGCTGGCGGGTATCTCGGTTGTGATGTTCACAGTCTTTTTCGCGACGCCCGGCACGGATCCCGCCGCTCGGCTCGCCGGTAAAGGCGCCAGCCCGACTTTATTGGCGGAAGTGCGTCACCAATATGGTTTCGATAGGCCCCTTCCGCAGCAATATGCCCGCATGATGTATGGGATTTTCATCCAACGCCGCCTGACATCCTATGTGCATCACGGGCAGAATGTCGTGGCGCAGGTGATGGCGGCGGCGCCAGTCACGTTTTCACTTGTCGGGCTCGCGGCGGTGATGACCGCCCTGGGTTGTCTGACCCTCGGCATGGGCGCCGCTTTGCTCGGTCACCGCGCCGGGGCCGGGCTGATCGCGTTTCTGTGCCTTCTGATGGTGGCGACGCCCGTTTTCTGGCTGGGGGAAATCGTCAATATGGTCACGCAGGGTGCCGGGCATGATCACTGGCTCTTCCGGTGGGTGCCCGGGCTGGGTTACACGCCATTGACGCAGAACCCTGTCAAATGGTTGGCGTGTCTTATCCTGCCCGCCGGGACATTGTCCCTGGCTTTTACGGGTCTTTATGCGCGTATGTTGCGCACTGAACTTCTGACAGCCATGCGCAGTGCGCCCATCCGGACGGCGTGGGCGAAGGGGGCCGGGCCGTTCCGGGTCTGGACCGCCCACGCTTTGCGGCTCTCCCTTTCCGGCGTTATTGCGTTGTTCGGGATGGATTTCGCCCAGCTTGCCGGGGGTGGCGCGCTGCTTGTCGAAGTTGTTTTTGCCTTGCCCGGTATCGGGCATCTGGCCTTCGAAGCTCTGAACAGTTTTGACCTGCCTTTGCTGATGGCCGTTGTCATGTATGCGGCCCTGTCCATTGTGGTCACGCAGGCGCTGATCGATATTCTTCTGGCGAAGCTCGACCCGCGTTTAAGGTCCGCGCCATGA
- a CDS encoding ABC transporter ATP-binding protein encodes MTFDVPLLNVRGLTVATPEGVALVEDVTFHVHRGGSLGIVGESGSGKSVTALSIGGLVPELTVSGQRVFQGQDLSALSAKALRAKRGGALAYVFQDAGTSMLPMRTIGAQIMEQIRLHQKVTRHMARRQLLTLLRMVGLPDPQEMQHRYIHQLSGGMRQRAMIAMAISCQPDLLIADEPSSALDVTVQAQILAALRHLQKSGMALILVTHDIGVVADNCDHIAVFYSGMILESGPTDIVLSRPRHPYTSALLATVPTLDGKRGERPPPLPVIRGSLPHPSERPAGCVFAPRCPLEGPECHVRPALRDIDGRQVRCIKA; translated from the coding sequence ATGACTTTCGACGTGCCCCTCCTCAATGTGCGAGGCTTGACGGTGGCAACACCGGAAGGTGTCGCATTGGTGGAGGATGTGACGTTTCATGTGCATCGCGGTGGTTCACTCGGCATTGTAGGAGAGTCCGGCTCGGGCAAAAGCGTGACAGCGTTGTCAATTGGTGGCCTCGTCCCGGAATTGACCGTGTCGGGACAAAGGGTTTTTCAGGGTCAGGACCTGTCGGCACTTTCCGCCAAAGCCTTGCGCGCGAAACGAGGGGGCGCTCTCGCTTATGTTTTCCAGGACGCCGGAACATCCATGCTCCCCATGCGCACGATCGGCGCACAGATCATGGAGCAGATCCGCCTTCATCAGAAGGTCACACGTCATATGGCCCGGCGACAACTGCTCACGCTTCTGCGGATGGTCGGCCTGCCTGACCCGCAGGAGATGCAGCATCGTTATATTCACCAGCTTTCGGGCGGGATGCGGCAAAGGGCGATGATCGCGATGGCGATTTCATGTCAACCTGACCTCCTCATCGCGGATGAGCCCAGTTCAGCCCTTGATGTGACGGTGCAGGCGCAGATCCTCGCGGCGTTGCGCCATTTACAGAAGTCCGGCATGGCGCTGATCCTGGTCACGCATGATATCGGCGTGGTGGCTGATAACTGCGATCATATCGCTGTTTTCTACAGCGGCATGATTCTCGAAAGCGGCCCGACTGATATCGTGCTGAGCCGCCCGCGCCATCCTTATACCAGCGCTCTGCTGGCAACCGTCCCCACCCTTGATGGAAAGCGCGGCGAGCGGCCGCCGCCTTTACCCGTCATCAGGGGGTCGCTGCCGCACCCTTCGGAACGTCCGGCGGGATGCGTCTTCGCGCCGCGATGCCCGCTTGAAGGGCCGGAATGCCATGTGCGCCCCGCATTGCGGGATATTGACGGGCGGCAGGTGCGATGTATCAAAGCATGA
- a CDS encoding ABC transporter ATP-binding protein — protein MTTPMIELRDIYRTFPGHRRGSPVQALRGVNLLLQRGETLAIIGESGCGKTTLGHIMALMSAPDRGQILFDGVDVTSPRRGQRNALRRKVQMVLQDSGAAFNPFWRVGSALRAPLKIIRHANPAHRVQEVLEAVGLPSNVMQQFPQELSGGQRQRLNIARALTIAPELLIADEPTSALDVSVQARIIQLLADLNTKHHLSMVVITHNLATIPYMTRNVAIMYLGRIVEWGASDDVLYAPHHPYTRLLVDSLPGRRGGRAALTMGDVPSAVHPPPGCAFHPRCHRAQSICREIMPELSESTQSPRRVACHFPLDG, from the coding sequence ATGACCACGCCCATGATTGAGTTGCGCGATATCTACCGAACTTTCCCCGGTCACCGCCGTGGCAGCCCGGTCCAGGCGCTGCGCGGTGTCAACCTGTTGCTTCAACGTGGTGAAACGCTCGCGATCATCGGGGAGTCCGGGTGTGGGAAAACGACATTGGGGCATATCATGGCGCTGATGTCGGCACCGGATCGGGGGCAGATCCTTTTCGACGGCGTCGATGTCACCTCACCGCGTCGAGGTCAGCGAAATGCGCTGCGCCGCAAGGTTCAAATGGTGTTGCAGGATAGCGGGGCGGCGTTCAATCCTTTCTGGCGGGTAGGGAGTGCACTGCGCGCGCCGCTGAAAATCATCCGGCACGCCAACCCGGCTCACCGTGTGCAGGAAGTTTTGGAGGCTGTCGGGCTGCCCTCAAATGTCATGCAGCAATTTCCGCAGGAATTATCCGGCGGTCAGCGGCAGCGCCTCAATATCGCGCGCGCCCTGACGATCGCCCCGGAATTGCTGATTGCTGACGAGCCAACATCCGCCCTGGATGTTTCAGTTCAGGCCCGCATTATTCAGTTATTGGCGGATCTCAATACAAAGCATCACCTCTCGATGGTCGTCATCACGCATAATCTGGCAACCATCCCTTACATGACACGCAATGTGGCGATTATGTATCTCGGGCGGATTGTGGAGTGGGGCGCAAGTGATGATGTGCTTTATGCGCCGCACCATCCTTATACGCGCCTGCTGGTTGACTCCCTGCCGGGGCGGCGGGGAGGACGTGCGGCGTTGACGATGGGTGACGTGCCCAGCGCGGTCCATCCGCCCCCCGGTTGCGCCTTTCACCCGCGTTGTCACCGGGCGCAGTCAATCTGTCGGGAGATCATGCCTGAACTCTCAGAATCAACACAGAGCCCGCGCCGCGTGGCCTGTCACTTCCCACTCGATGGATGA
- a CDS encoding N-acetylmuramoyl-L-alanine amidase-like domain-containing protein, producing MRGKTWFLLLLSACLAGCAAPEPREYKVVINSLTEKKLDDMIRNIVRPQKGQDHGEIISRVSAAFLGTPYRGDTLIGGPGVKEALVADFSFVDCTTLIEYVEALSHSDDRETFLQNLAHMRYADNKVSYISRRHFFSDWFTRRPRIARDVTAEISPDHVTIVRDLNRLPDGKAYVPGIGFSARKLTYIPAAAINKRVLHHLRTGDYVGVYSLTEQEDVSHVGIVARHDGRVWFRNASSRRENRKVIDSPFLDYMRQKPGMIVIRTGKTGY from the coding sequence ATGCGTGGAAAAACATGGTTTCTTCTGCTGCTCTCAGCATGTCTGGCGGGCTGCGCCGCACCTGAACCGCGTGAATATAAGGTCGTCATCAACAGCCTCACGGAGAAGAAGCTGGATGACATGATCCGAAACATCGTGCGCCCGCAGAAAGGTCAGGATCACGGTGAAATTATCAGCCGCGTTTCCGCTGCTTTTCTGGGCACGCCCTATCGTGGCGACACGCTTATTGGCGGGCCGGGCGTGAAAGAAGCGCTGGTGGCGGATTTCAGCTTTGTCGATTGCACGACGTTGATTGAATATGTCGAGGCGCTGTCGCACAGTGATGACAGGGAGACATTTCTGCAAAACCTTGCGCACATGCGTTATGCGGATAACAAGGTCTCTTACATCAGCCGCCGACATTTCTTCTCGGACTGGTTCACGAGACGGCCCCGCATTGCGCGCGATGTCACAGCGGAAATCAGCCCTGATCACGTGACCATCGTCAGGGACTTGAATCGCCTGCCCGATGGCAAAGCTTACGTGCCGGGTATCGGCTTTTCCGCGCGCAAATTAACCTATATCCCGGCGGCGGCCATCAATAAGCGCGTTCTGCACCATCTCAGGACGGGCGACTATGTGGGGGTATATTCCCTTACAGAACAAGAGGATGTCTCGCATGTGGGCATCGTTGCGCGGCATGATGGGCGCGTGTGGTTCCGAAATGCCTCCTCCCGTCGAGAAAATAGAAAGGTCATCGATTCACCTTTTCTGGATTACATGCGCCAGAAACCAGGTATGATCGTCATACGAACCGGAAAAACCGGCTACTGA
- a CDS encoding SH3 domain-containing protein: MDEATQQKYFAALKTRYFGLGQDGNSPWNATYIASILKKGPETVRDASVNQLLADSKVLWAQNFRPHSARWKMEVRGNADTDISHDYHPAHRAIALRETLVRVLPTDDPAFDDYRLAGQGYPFDNLQMSSVRPGAPIYILTTSRDERWKYVRTPTVTGWVHSEDVASVSQAFVTEWVAMANRNLGAIIWDSVSVADGGRFFFTARPGTILPFRKLRPGIFQVAVPAQGRGVTAERHWVTLDDHAFVPMPWQMLPGHVAALMRTMHDRPYGWGNDYFHNDCSAELRSLLMPFGIFLPRNSAAQIQSAARVVDLSKEDVNARLAYLRDHGKPFRTLIYIPGHIMLYIGNAVVNGQNVPMTYQDLWGLRPKGGKSRSIVGGSVFFPLLAVYPEDPDLVSLAGKTQFKLGFIE; encoded by the coding sequence ATGGATGAGGCGACGCAGCAGAAATATTTTGCCGCGCTGAAAACCCGATATTTCGGCCTTGGGCAGGACGGGAACTCACCCTGGAACGCGACTTACATCGCATCTATCCTGAAAAAAGGGCCGGAAACCGTCCGAGATGCCAGTGTCAATCAACTGCTCGCGGATAGTAAAGTTTTGTGGGCACAGAATTTCAGGCCCCATTCCGCCCGGTGGAAGATGGAAGTCAGGGGGAATGCGGATACAGATATCAGCCACGATTACCACCCCGCCCATCGCGCTATCGCTCTCAGGGAAACGCTGGTGAGGGTTCTCCCGACCGATGACCCGGCTTTTGATGATTACCGCTTGGCCGGGCAGGGTTACCCTTTCGATAATCTGCAAATGTCCTCCGTCCGACCCGGCGCCCCGATTTACATCTTGACGACCAGCCGCGATGAGCGCTGGAAATATGTGCGCACGCCCACCGTGACAGGTTGGGTGCATAGTGAGGATGTCGCATCCGTCAGTCAGGCTTTCGTGACGGAATGGGTGGCGATGGCCAATCGCAATCTCGGCGCCATCATCTGGGATTCCGTCAGCGTCGCCGATGGCGGTCGGTTCTTCTTCACCGCAAGGCCAGGCACAATACTGCCGTTTAGGAAGTTGCGACCCGGCATTTTCCAGGTTGCGGTGCCGGCACAGGGCCGAGGCGTTACTGCGGAGCGCCACTGGGTGACGTTGGATGACCATGCTTTCGTCCCAATGCCGTGGCAGATGCTGCCGGGCCATGTGGCGGCTTTGATGCGGACGATGCATGACAGGCCCTATGGATGGGGGAATGACTACTTCCATAATGATTGTTCTGCTGAATTGCGCAGTTTGCTCATGCCTTTCGGCATTTTCCTGCCCCGAAATTCGGCCGCGCAGATTCAATCTGCTGCACGTGTGGTTGATCTCAGCAAAGAGGATGTCAATGCGCGCCTGGCTTATCTGAGGGATCATGGCAAGCCTTTCAGGACCCTCATCTACATTCCGGGGCATATTATGCTCTATATTGGTAATGCGGTGGTAAACGGGCAAAACGTCCCGATGACCTATCAGGATCTCTGGGGACTTCGACCCAAAGGCGGGAAGAGCCGAAGCATCGTCGGCGGCTCTGTCTTCTTCCCTCTGCTCGCCGTCTATCCGGAAGACCCGGATCTCGTCTCCCTCGCGGGGAAGACGCAGTTCAAACTGGGTTTTATCGAGTAA
- a CDS encoding YidB family protein has translation MNGFFNNILNSAISGLSGPLQKKLGGSLSELLTSEQGIDTLLQQAKAAGLDDKVRSWIGNGKNLPISSEEVQTLLSNEQVQTLISKTGISPSLIMPALAMILPRLVDRQTPDGKVNGEPPATA, from the coding sequence ATGAACGGATTTTTCAATAATATTCTCAACTCGGCCATCAGCGGTCTGAGTGGCCCGTTGCAGAAGAAACTGGGCGGCAGCCTGAGTGAGCTGCTGACGTCAGAGCAAGGTATCGACACATTGCTTCAACAGGCAAAAGCGGCCGGTTTGGACGATAAGGTGCGTTCCTGGATCGGCAATGGCAAAAACCTGCCGATTTCCTCTGAGGAAGTTCAGACTCTCTTATCGAATGAGCAGGTGCAGACTCTGATTTCCAAAACAGGGATTTCACCGTCGCTGATTATGCCCGCTCTGGCCATGATCCTGCCACGCCTCGTCGATAGGCAGACCCCTGACGGCAAAGTCAATGGTGAGCCGCCAGCGACTGCCTGA
- the minE gene encoding cell division topological specificity factor MinE — translation MSLFNFFSRPKTSSVARDRLQILLAHERSNHGNSELIKKLQSEILAVIKKHVAIDDEKVHVKMDSANGECATLEIDIEMPGLEKAS, via the coding sequence ATGAGCCTATTCAACTTTTTCTCCCGGCCCAAAACCAGTTCCGTCGCCCGCGATAGATTGCAGATCCTCCTCGCGCATGAGCGATCCAATCACGGGAACTCTGAGCTTATCAAAAAGTTACAGAGCGAGATCCTTGCTGTCATCAAAAAGCATGTCGCCATCGATGATGAGAAGGTTCACGTCAAAATGGACAGCGCCAATGGCGAGTGCGCCACGCTGGAAATTGACATTGAAATGCCGGGGCTGGAGAAGGCCAGTTAA
- the minD gene encoding septum site-determining protein MinD — translation MAKVLVVTSGKGGVGKTTSTAALGAALARDGKNVVVVDFDVGLRNLDLVMGAERRVVFDFVNVIQGDAKLGQALIKDKRCETLSILPASQTRDKDALTSEGVARVMAELREKFDWIICDSPAGIERGAQMAMHHADMAVVVTNPEVSSVRDSDRIIGLLDSTTERAIKGEKVEKFLLLTRYDPNRAARGEMLNTEDVLEILSVPLIGIVPESEEVLKASNVGAPVTLSNPDSAPARAYVDAAKRLNGEKIDLQIPVERKGILDRLFKKRSA, via the coding sequence ATGGCCAAAGTGCTGGTAGTCACGTCGGGTAAGGGCGGTGTAGGCAAAACCACGTCGACAGCGGCATTAGGTGCCGCGCTGGCGCGGGATGGCAAAAATGTGGTCGTCGTCGATTTCGATGTCGGGCTGCGCAACCTCGATCTCGTCATGGGGGCGGAACGCCGCGTCGTGTTTGATTTCGTGAATGTCATCCAGGGAGATGCCAAGCTCGGCCAGGCGCTCATCAAAGATAAAAGATGTGAGACGCTCTCCATCCTGCCTGCCTCGCAGACACGGGATAAAGACGCGCTGACATCCGAAGGCGTGGCCCGCGTCATGGCGGAACTGCGTGAGAAGTTTGACTGGATCATCTGTGACAGTCCGGCTGGTATTGAGCGCGGGGCACAGATGGCGATGCATCACGCGGATATGGCTGTGGTCGTCACCAATCCGGAAGTCAGCTCCGTGCGCGATAGTGACCGCATTATCGGCCTGCTCGACAGCACGACGGAGCGCGCCATTAAAGGTGAAAAGGTCGAGAAATTTCTCCTCCTCACCCGTTATGACCCTAATCGCGCCGCTCGGGGCGAAATGCTGAATACGGAGGATGTGCTGGAGATCCTCTCTGTCCCGCTGATCGGCATCGTGCCGGAGAGTGAGGAAGTGCTGAAAGCCTCCAATGTCGGGGCGCCGGTCACTCTCTCAAACCCTGATTCCGCCCCCGCGCGCGCCTATGTTGACGCCGCGAAACGCCTGAACGGGGAAAAGATCGACCTTCAGATTCCGGTTGAGCGCAAGGGCATCCTGGACCGGTTGTTCAAGAAGAGATCAGCATGA
- the minC gene encoding septum site-determining protein MinC yields MSEQTVDIAQSPPPMTIRACGRSFMALVLAPQAPIAEWLSALDHQVARSSAFLSGKPIILDLGLLDAHSEGLAGLQAALRDRHIIPVSIEGGDRAWPALRDWDFPPVLTGGRAHDIAPPDAAEAEGAAGEFTLTAGRTLFVETPVRSGQIVTWLEGDIVVAGGVAPGAELIASGSIHVYGPLRGRAIAGVGGNGAARIFARRMFAELLAIDGFYMTAEEIDQQSVGQPAQALLDSDHVLMHPLT; encoded by the coding sequence ATGTCCGAGCAAACAGTCGACATCGCCCAATCCCCACCTCCTATGACCATTCGGGCCTGCGGGCGCTCATTTATGGCCCTTGTCCTCGCCCCCCAGGCACCGATTGCGGAATGGCTGTCCGCGCTTGACCATCAGGTTGCGCGCTCATCCGCTTTTCTCAGTGGCAAGCCGATTATTCTCGATCTCGGTCTTCTGGACGCTCATTCTGAAGGGCTGGCAGGTCTACAGGCCGCCTTGCGGGATCGCCATATCATACCTGTCAGTATTGAGGGGGGTGACCGCGCATGGCCCGCCCTGCGTGACTGGGATTTTCCACCCGTCCTGACCGGGGGACGCGCTCATGATATCGCCCCCCCGGATGCGGCTGAGGCGGAGGGTGCGGCAGGCGAATTCACCCTTACTGCAGGGCGCACGCTTTTTGTTGAGACGCCGGTGCGTTCGGGGCAGATTGTGACCTGGCTGGAAGGTGACATTGTCGTCGCCGGTGGCGTGGCCCCCGGGGCGGAGCTGATCGCCTCCGGCAGCATCCATGTCTATGGCCCCCTCCGTGGTCGGGCCATTGCCGGGGTCGGGGGAAATGGCGCGGCGCGGATCTTCGCGCGGCGCATGTTTGCGGAACTCCTCGCCATTGATGGCTTTTACATGACGGCGGAGGAGATCGACCAGCAAAGTGTCGGTCAACCCGCGCAAGCCCTGTTGGATTCCGATCATGTCCTGATGCATCCGCTCACCTGA
- a CDS encoding glutathione S-transferase family protein: protein MRILYHLPLSPQSRLARLSLSERRIPFEMRVENVWESGEDFLALNPAREVPVLVEKSGLAIPGGSVIAEYLEEAYTGSTLLGHNLEERIETRRLLNWFDVKFNNEVSRNLLGEKVDKRISGRGTPDGTAIRAGYANLRFHLDYIGWLSETRAWLGGAQLTYADLAAAAHLSCLDFIGDIDWSRAPFAKDWYARVKSRPSFRALLHDKLPGFTPPPHYMDLDF, encoded by the coding sequence ATGCGCATTCTTTATCACCTTCCTTTATCACCTCAAAGTCGTCTTGCACGGCTCTCTCTCTCGGAAAGACGCATTCCCTTTGAGATGCGCGTGGAAAACGTGTGGGAAAGTGGAGAGGACTTCCTCGCACTCAACCCGGCGCGGGAGGTGCCCGTGCTGGTTGAGAAGTCCGGCCTCGCCATCCCTGGCGGTAGTGTTATCGCGGAATATCTTGAGGAAGCCTATACGGGCTCCACTTTATTGGGCCATAATCTGGAAGAGCGTATCGAGACGCGCCGGCTCCTGAACTGGTTCGACGTCAAATTCAATAATGAGGTGTCGCGAAATCTGCTGGGGGAAAAGGTCGATAAGCGGATTTCGGGCCGTGGCACGCCGGATGGCACGGCAATCCGCGCTGGATATGCCAATTTGCGCTTTCATCTCGATTATATTGGATGGCTTTCTGAAACGCGCGCCTGGCTGGGTGGCGCACAGCTCACTTATGCCGATCTCGCGGCTGCCGCGCACCTGTCATGCCTCGATTTTATCGGGGATATTGACTGGTCACGCGCGCCCTTCGCCAAGGACTGGTACGCACGCGTCAAATCCCGTCCGAGCTTCCGCGCGCTTCTGCATGATAAACTGCCCGGCTTCACCCCGCCGCCTCATTATATGGATCTTGATTTCTGA
- a CDS encoding type 1 glutamine amidotransferase domain-containing protein, which produces MTKIIAILATHGVEEVELLKPWRTLKKAGFETVLVAPEKGRIQSMRGDIKPRKKYKANVTLEEAGKRRFDGLVLPGGTVNADTLRGNPSAIAFVRKFVQSEAPIAVICHGAWILIEAEGVKSRQMTSWPTLRTELVAAGARWKDEALVEDQNMISSRDPDDLEIFCDALLRQYERPTPKAQPQRKPSRAVPSKAKQGATAEKAKARPSARTRKSKSTVRPAAARQGA; this is translated from the coding sequence ATGACGAAAATAATCGCGATATTGGCCACCCATGGTGTTGAGGAGGTCGAACTCCTGAAACCCTGGAGGACACTCAAAAAAGCAGGGTTTGAAACCGTGCTCGTCGCGCCGGAGAAGGGCCGCATCCAGTCCATGCGGGGCGATATCAAACCGCGTAAGAAATATAAGGCGAATGTGACGCTTGAGGAGGCCGGTAAACGGCGTTTCGATGGCCTCGTTCTGCCAGGGGGAACGGTTAATGCGGACACGTTACGTGGAAACCCCTCCGCCATCGCCTTCGTCCGCAAATTTGTCCAAAGCGAGGCGCCGATAGCGGTGATCTGCCATGGCGCCTGGATCCTGATTGAGGCGGAAGGCGTCAAATCCCGGCAGATGACATCATGGCCCACGCTGAGGACGGAGCTTGTCGCTGCAGGCGCGCGTTGGAAAGATGAAGCGCTGGTCGAGGATCAAAACATGATCTCCTCACGTGACCCCGATGATCTCGAGATTTTCTGTGACGCACTATTGAGGCAGTATGAACGCCCCACCCCCAAGGCGCAGCCGCAGCGAAAGCCCTCCCGCGCCGTCCCCTCAAAGGCGAAGCAGGGTGCTACGGCGGAGAAGGCGAAAGCCCGTCCTTCAGCGCGAACCAGAAAAAGCAAATCGACGGTGCGGCCCGCCGCCGCGCGTCAGGGTGCGTGA